Part of the Micromonospora rhizosphaerae genome is shown below.
GCGCCGGGCCAGGGCTTTCGGGGGGTAAACCGGGGGGCTCCCACGGAACGCCAGGTCTCACCGCGCCCACTCCCCTGCCACCGGGACCTACGTCACCAAGAGGAGGATCTGCGTCTGCCCGTCGCAACCCCGCTCGCCGCAGGCATGGGGGTTCGTGTCGGCTGATCGACACAGACCGATTCCCAACACGCACTACGCCTTCTCGGCGCCATCCAGCTCGGCTGACAGGCCAATTACCGGGGCTGGGCGGGCCACGGACCGAGCATCCGGGGCCCGCCCTGGTGGCGCAAGCTCTTCAGAAACGGTCCCGGGTTCCAAGGAGGGCGTTGTGTGCGGTGCGGCGCCACGGCGCGAGTTCGGTGTCGATCTCGGCCCAACGGACGTCGTCGATGGAGAGGGCTCCGTCGACGCCAGGCAGGGCCTCGATCAGCCGCATTCGCTGGTCTTCGCTCGGGTGGGTGCTCCACAGGTCGGTGGTTCGCCGGCTGAGCTGACGGGCCAGCGGTAGGTGGGCGGCCAGGCGTTGCCGGGTTTCGGCGGCGCACCCACAAGATCGCGGAGATTGCCACGTCGCCGAGCATTGGGACGCAGCGTTCGCGAGGCCGAGCAGGTCGCGACGGAACGTCGCGACCTGACCGGGCGTTATCGTGATCACATGACGAGCGCTACGGGCAGATCTGGCATGGAGTCCGGCTTCGGTGACGTCCAGCCACGACAGCTGATCGTCACCATTTTCGGCTTGTATGCGCGGGCCGAGCACAACTGGCTCTCAGTCGCCTCGCTGGTGCGGTTGATGTCCGACATCGGCATCGACGGCCCGGCTGTGCGTTCGTCGGTCTCCCGACTCAAGCGCCGCGACACTCTGCGAAGCATGAGGCTCGATGGCGCGGTCGGGTATGCACTATCGCCGTCAATGCTTGAAGTGCTACAGGAGGGCGATGCGCGTATCTTTGCACGGCGCAGGGCGACTCTCGATGACGGCTGGGTGCTAGTGGTGTTTTCGGTCCCCGAGACCGAGCGCGACAAGCGGCACGAGTTGCGAACGTGGCTGACCCGGCTGGGCTTTGGTACCGCTGAGCCCGGTGTCTGGATTGCGCCGGGCAACCTAGCGCATGAGGTCAAGGAAGTCCTCGTTCGGCGCGGGCTGGATACGTACGTGGATATCTTTCGGGGCAACCATGTTGCCTTCGACGATCTGAAGTCGAAGGTCAAACTGTGGTGGGATCTCGGCGATCTGTCAGCGCAGTATGCGCGGTTTATCGACCACTACCGTCCGCTGGCGCAGCGCTTGGCAAAGAAATCGGTCAGTGATAGCCAGGCATTCCACGAGTATATTCCGCTGTTGACTGCCTGGCGGCGGTTGCCGTATCTTGATCCAGGCCTGCCGTTGGAACTGCTACCCGCCCGCTGGAATGGCGTCACCGCAGGTGAGATCTTCAACGAGCTGCATTCAAGACTCGACGAATCTGCGCGACGACACGCAGTCGGAGTGATCCATGGCTGAAGCGGTCGACCCACTCTCGGCCAATCAGTTGGAGTTCGTCAGTTCAGCGAGGCCTGGATCTCGACGAACGCGTGGGCGCCCAGAGCCGGGCTATTCCGATGCCTGCCGTCGTCGAGTAGTGCCGACGCCCGCGATAGTTGTGCTGGACTCGCCAGCGGACCTTCGGCAGCCGGACCAAGGTCGTCAGCGATGCCCGCCGCGGCCGGCGCGACAACGCGCGACGGCTTTCACGGCGATTGGAACGACACCCTGCACCCACATAGCGGACGCCCACCCTTACCGACGTTCCCCGACCGGGTCCTTGCCACGATCCTGTACCTGCGGCTGCACCTACCCGAGGACACTCTGGCCGTGTTGGTGCACATCAGCCGTGCCACCATCAGCCACGCCCGCGCAAAACCGCCCGCTCCTCGACGAACACGCCACCACAATCGAATCCGCTCCCGAACCATCCCTTTGCTGCGTCGAGATCGAAAACGATGGCTGACGACGACGGCGACGATGCAGGACACTGCGATCAGCGCAGGAGATCGCGGTGCTTATCCAAAGCGGCAATCACCGCATCGATGTCCGAGGCGTTGTTGTAGCAGTGCGGCGAGATGCGGACGTTGCCATCGCGAGAGCTGACGATGACGCTTTCCTTCTCCAGTGCCTCGACGTAGGCGTGCTCATCGGTCGTCTGCACGGCAAGCATCGGACCGTGCAGCCGCTCGGGTGTGGCGATCTTGCCGCCGATAGCTGTGACACCCTCGCGCAGCTGAGTCAGCAGTCCCTCGACGTGCGCCTGCGTGCGCTCGACACCGATCTCAAGCATCACCTCGATGCCAGCGGCAGCCGCGTACAAGCTCGGCACCGCGGGCGTGCCGGATTCAAACCTCCGCGCGTCCAGCGCCGGATCGTAGGAGTGGATGTTCATGGCAAAGATGTCCCGAGCGCCGAACCAGCCCACTGTGGTCGGACACAGGTGGTCGGTCTTGCCTGCCCGCGCATAGAAGAAGCCAACACCGGGCGATCCGAGCAGATACTTCAGGCATCCGCCGACGATGAAGTCTGCGTCCAACTCAGCAACATCCATCGGGATGGCGCCGATCGCCTGATAGACGTCAACGAGTACCAAGGCACCTTTCGCGTGCGCGCGTTCGATGATCGGAGCGAGGTCGTTCCGAGCACCGTTGCGGTAGCAAATCTGGGTGACCGAGACGATCGCGGTCTGTTCGTCAACCTCTTGGGCTAACTTCTCCAGCGAGATCGTGTTGTCGGCCTCAGCGGGAACGTGCACGACGTTCGCGCCCCGACTCTCCTGCGCGTGCCAGATCTGACCGATCGTCGGGAACTCAAGGTCGGTGGTGACGACCTTGTTCCGGCCGGCGGTGAAGTCGATCGCGCTGGCCAGCGCGCTGACACCGGCTGATGCCGACGTCGTCACCGCGACCTCGGCAGGCGTCGCGTTCAGCAGCGTGGCGATTGCAACGCGCACCCGCTCCAGTCGATCGACCCAGTGGCCCCACAGCGATCCCTCCCGCTCGAGTCCGTCGAGATACTCGGTGTAGGCGTGTCGCACCGAGTCCGACAGCGCGCCCTGGGAGCAGGAGTTCAGATAGACAACATTGTCGAAAACCCGAAAGCGGTGCCGAATCGAATCGACAGGAAACGTGGAAGCTGAAGCGGTCAAGAGAAGCACTCCTCAAGTCAGCGCAGACCGCATACGCGCGTCGGTAGAGCGCATGCGAAGCGGAAGATCAGGTTTGGTGGGCGCTTACGATGATCTCACCGGACTTCCTCTATGTACAGCTGATGGCGGCCGTCATCGACTCGCGAGAGCGAGGCGATCTCTCATCGACGTAGTTCGGTGCGCGCCGCCCGTCCGGGTAGTAGGCAGCGGCTGCCGAGCCTGCCGGGCGGAAGACACCCAAAATCCACAAGTCGCTCGTGCCGGTGTTCTCCACGGCATGCAACAGTCGCGGAGGCACGTGGAACGTCGAGCCCGGCCCGAGCTCCTGAGTCGTATCGCCGACGTGCAGGGCACCAGCTCCCCGGATGATCACGCAGATTTCGTCGTACAGGTGGTAATGCTTCGGGGCGCCCGTCTGCGGAATGAAGCCCATAAATTGCGTTGCTCCGCTGCTGCCCGTCGACGGGTCATGAAGCACCTCGAACTCGCGATCGGACGTCGCGGCCTGCCGCACTTGCGCCCCGAGCACCTTGGTCAGGTGCCACGGCCCCGCTTCCTTCTGCAACGCGACCGCAGACGGCCCAGGCGGGGCCGGCACCGAGGCGCAGGAGGCTAGGAGATCATCAGCTCCTTCAACCTCGACGACCCAGCTCTCCCCTGCTGGCACGAAGGCTGCCGTTCCGGCCCCCAGGATCGCGGCCTGTTCGCCAGCATACAAATGCCCCCTGCCCGAGAGCACGTAGATGAGCTGGTCATTCCTACTGTCCACCCGCGCGCGGCACCTCCCGCGGGTCCATCGCATCATCCGCTGAGTCATCGCCTCGGCGTAGCCGGCGCCATCGACGAGGCACGCCTCCGAGACCGAGTCGCCTGGGCTTCGATACGCAGTCACATCATGTTCAGTGCGAACTAGTCCTTCTCGCATTGCAACCTTCTGTCGTCGCGTCACGCCAATCTCGACCTACCTCCAGCGTTACGTCGAGCCCACCTCGTTCGACCGCCTGGACGGTGGCTGACCGAGATGGGCTCGACGTCAATGCAGGATGATGATCAGCTCACCAACGCCGCCGAGCTCTCCTCCTCACCGGTGGCGTCAGCGCTCGGATCCCCCTTCCGCCGCGAGTTGGTGATCACGAATGCGATCAGGAGGAACGCGAAGAACGGAATACCGAACTTCCAGGCCGGATCGAGTCCGTCGATGTAGAACGTCGAAACCAGCACGCCGACAAGGAAGACCGCCGTGACCGCCGTGGTCACCGGCGCACCCCACAGTTGCACAGGCGAAGGCGGCAGACCGTCACGCTTGCGCCTGGCACGGAATGCGATGTGCGTAGCCAGGATGAGCAGCCACACGACGATCGCGGCGAACACCGAGATGCCGAACAGAATTAGGTAGGCCTGCGAGTTCGAGCTCCAGGACAGGATCACCGCAATGAGCAGTCCGACGGCTGAAACCACCAACGCGTTACGCGGCACGCCAGCCGCAGTGACCCGTCCGGTCCAGCGCGGAGCATACCGGTGCAGCGCGAGTGAGTGCATCATCCTCGTGGTCAGGTACAGGTTGGTGTTGGCGCTGGACAACGCCGCGGTCAAGACCACGAAGTTCATCAGTCCCGCGGCTGCAGGAATGCCGGCCGCGGAGAACACCTTGACGAACGGGCTGGCATCAAGCGCCCCACCCTGAGCGGTGACCGTCCACGGAACGACCGCGACGACAACGAGAATCGCCAGAATGTAGAACAGCCCGAGCCGCAGGATCATCGAGCGAGCCGCGCGGGGCACGTCCCGTTCTGGGTTCTCCGACTCTGCCGCCGTCACCGAGACGACCTCGGTTCCGATGTAGCTGAACAGCACGAAGACCATCGCGGTTGCCACGCCGGAAAGACCGTTGGGCATGAAGCCACCGTGGTTGGTCAGGTTGCTGAAGTTGGTAGACGGGTGATGCGGCAACCCGAAGAAGATGATGATCACGCCGAGCACGATGAAGACACTGATCGCGGTGACCTTGATCATCGCGAACCAGTACTCGAGCTCTCCGAAGATCTTGACCGCCGCACTGTTGATGGCTAGGACGACGACAGCGAACACGCCGACCATCAACGCAAGCGGCAGCTTTGGCCACCAATAATGGACGTAGATGCCCGCGGCGATGACCTCGCCGCCGATCGCAATCACCTGCATTGACCAGTAGGTCCAGCGTAGGACGAACCCCGCCCAGCGGCCCAAATACTTGTGCGCGATCGCCCCGAAGGCACCTGCGGTCGGGTGCACGACTGTCATCTCAGCGAGCGCGTAGGCAATCACCAGCGCGACTAGGCCACATGCGACATATGCGAGGATGACCGCCGGTCCTGCCTTACTGA
Proteins encoded:
- a CDS encoding PaaX family transcriptional regulator; its protein translation is MTSATGRSGMESGFGDVQPRQLIVTIFGLYARAEHNWLSVASLVRLMSDIGIDGPAVRSSVSRLKRRDTLRSMRLDGAVGYALSPSMLEVLQEGDARIFARRRATLDDGWVLVVFSVPETERDKRHELRTWLTRLGFGTAEPGVWIAPGNLAHEVKEVLVRRGLDTYVDIFRGNHVAFDDLKSKVKLWWDLGDLSAQYARFIDHYRPLAQRLAKKSVSDSQAFHEYIPLLTAWRRLPYLDPGLPLELLPARWNGVTAGEIFNELHSRLDESARRHAVGVIHG
- a CDS encoding aminotransferase class V-fold PLP-dependent enzyme, with translation MTASASTFPVDSIRHRFRVFDNVVYLNSCSQGALSDSVRHAYTEYLDGLEREGSLWGHWVDRLERVRVAIATLLNATPAEVAVTTSASAGVSALASAIDFTAGRNKVVTTDLEFPTIGQIWHAQESRGANVVHVPAEADNTISLEKLAQEVDEQTAIVSVTQICYRNGARNDLAPIIERAHAKGALVLVDVYQAIGAIPMDVAELDADFIVGGCLKYLLGSPGVGFFYARAGKTDHLCPTTVGWFGARDIFAMNIHSYDPALDARRFESGTPAVPSLYAAAAGIEVMLEIGVERTQAHVEGLLTQLREGVTAIGGKIATPERLHGPMLAVQTTDEHAYVEALEKESVIVSSRDGNVRISPHCYNNASDIDAVIAALDKHRDLLR
- a CDS encoding cupin domain-containing protein, with the protein product MREGLVRTEHDVTAYRSPGDSVSEACLVDGAGYAEAMTQRMMRWTRGRCRARVDSRNDQLIYVLSGRGHLYAGEQAAILGAGTAAFVPAGESWVVEVEGADDLLASCASVPAPPGPSAVALQKEAGPWHLTKVLGAQVRQAATSDREFEVLHDPSTGSSGATQFMGFIPQTGAPKHYHLYDEICVIIRGAGALHVGDTTQELGPGSTFHVPPRLLHAVENTGTSDLWILGVFRPAGSAAAAYYPDGRRAPNYVDERSPRSRESMTAAISCT
- a CDS encoding amino acid permease translates to MTSTPDLARDTGLHRRLTRRQLTMIGIGGAIGTGLFLGSTLAISKAGPAVILAYVACGLVALVIAYALAEMTVVHPTAGAFGAIAHKYLGRWAGFVLRWTYWSMQVIAIGGEVIAAGIYVHYWWPKLPLALMVGVFAVVVLAINSAAVKIFGELEYWFAMIKVTAISVFIVLGVIIIFFGLPHHPSTNFSNLTNHGGFMPNGLSGVATAMVFVLFSYIGTEVVSVTAAESENPERDVPRAARSMILRLGLFYILAILVVVAVVPWTVTAQGGALDASPFVKVFSAAGIPAAAGLMNFVVLTAALSSANTNLYLTTRMMHSLALHRYAPRWTGRVTAAGVPRNALVVSAVGLLIAVILSWSSNSQAYLILFGISVFAAIVVWLLILATHIAFRARRKRDGLPPSPVQLWGAPVTTAVTAVFLVGVLVSTFYIDGLDPAWKFGIPFFAFLLIAFVITNSRRKGDPSADATGEEESSAALVS